A part of Palaemon carinicauda isolate YSFRI2023 chromosome 8, ASM3689809v2, whole genome shotgun sequence genomic DNA contains:
- the LOC137645449 gene encoding serine/arginine repetitive matrix protein 1-like, with the protein MRLEEEFDTWFARKVPRSPPPPSAMLLPIFLQSSSSAYRHEAPPATPDASDDSADSRSYQSSASSFRSDSFSSEDEEPRDSRWRRERSRRKRSRSRYARRRSRSPRRKHKRSRSSKGEWVWVTIPRSHLLGASAAPSTSGWLPRAPSPPSRHSSSSRPDHRRRSSHQGSSDKHKSAQVPTSSAQRRESPLQPGSFVPASGPSTALPERKNQPAGTGKPAVPWNPAGGSRPMTATLVPAELPMQRVDPPMARHERKVPPPHTEPSVFDVETQAEDQIAEGLVEGARMLDGRGLLL; encoded by the coding sequence atgagactggaggaggagTTTGACACCTGGTTCGCCCGCAAGGTGCCTCGCTCTCCCCCGCCCCCGTCAGCAATGCTCCTGCCCATCTTTCTTCAATCTTCTTCGTCAGCGTACCGGCACGAAGCCCCACCAGCAACTCCAGACGCTTCGGACGACTCAGCGGATTCGCGTTCCTACCAGTCATCAGCCTCCTCTTTCAGGTCAGACTCCTTCTCCTCGGAGGATGAAGAACCGAGGGACTCGAGGTGGAGACGGGAGAGGTCCCGCAGGAAGAGGTCCCGTTCCCGTTACGCCAGGAGACGTTCCAGATCACCCAGGAGGAAGCACAAGAGGAGCCGTTCGTCGAAAGGCGAATGGGTGTGGGTCACCATCCCCCGTAGCCACCTCCTAGGAGCCTCAGCAGCCccgagtacctctggctggctccctagagctccttcaCCACCCTCACGACACagctcctccagcagacccgatcacCGACGGAGGTCATCGCACCAAGGCTCGAGTGACAAGCATAAGTCCGCGCAGGTTCCGActtcatccgcccagcggagagagtcaccCCTTCAGCCTGGCAGCTTTGTCCCGGCCTCCGGCCCTTCGACGGCCCTCCCGGAACGTAAGAACCAGCCAGCTGGCACAGGGAAGCCCGCAGTTCCATGGAACCCTGCAGGAGGGAGTAGACCTATGACGGCTACTCTCGTCCCAGCGGAGCTGCCCATGCAGCGAGTCGACCCGCCAATGGCTCGGCACGAAAGGAAGGTGCCTCCCCCTCACACGGAACCCTCCGTCTTCGACGTGGAGACTCAGGCGGAGGACCAGATAGCCGAAGGCCTCGTGGAGGGGGCGAGAATGCTCGACGGACGAGGTCTCCTCCTATAG